One Dictyoglomus thermophilum H-6-12 DNA window includes the following coding sequences:
- a CDS encoding DUF503 domain-containing protein, which yields MLIGVCRVIISIPESFSLKEKRKVKRSIVDKVRSKFNVSIAEVDSQEIWNELVLGISIVSTESKYIYEVMSEIIKLIEEQKDTELIDYEIDIL from the coding sequence ATGTTGATAGGAGTTTGTAGAGTCATCATATCAATACCCGAGAGTTTCTCTCTAAAAGAAAAGAGAAAAGTTAAAAGGAGTATTGTGGACAAAGTAAGATCAAAATTTAATGTCTCTATAGCAGAAGTAGACTCTCAGGAGATATGGAATGAATTAGTCCTTGGAATAAGTATAGTTTCAACAGAATCAAAATATATCTATGAGGTAATGTCAGAAATAATAAAATTAATAGAAGAGCAAAAAGATACAGAACTAATAGACTACGAAATTGACATTTTATGA
- the rbfA gene encoding 30S ribosome-binding factor RbfA: MRQRQERLSALIREEISEILLRRVKDPRISSFLVITEVKMSKDLRYAHIYVSVYGSEEEKKQTMQGLESAKGFIRSELGKDLRIRFVPEIFFELDDSLEKGDRILRKLKELGLEDEQDSE, from the coding sequence ATGAGACAGAGACAAGAAAGATTGAGTGCCCTAATAAGAGAGGAAATAAGTGAAATTTTACTTAGGAGAGTAAAAGACCCGAGAATATCTTCCTTTTTAGTAATAACAGAGGTAAAGATGAGTAAAGATTTAAGATATGCACATATATATGTGAGCGTATACGGATCTGAAGAGGAAAAGAAACAAACAATGCAAGGGTTGGAGAGTGCAAAAGGCTTTATAAGAAGTGAACTTGGAAAAGATTTAAGAATAAGATTTGTCCCCGAAATATTTTTTGAACTCGACGATTCTCTTGAAAAAGGCGATAGGATTTTAAGGAAACTTAAAGAGTTGGGGCTTGAAGATGAACAAGACTCAGAGTAA
- a CDS encoding DHH family phosphoesterase, whose product MNKTQSKLLTSLKAIIENNQDFILFTHSNPDGDAIGSILAFYYLLEELNKNPTIYMNTPLPYFYEFLIKKELRLVKDVNRKYKVGIVFDSGDKNRISETFDVKEKVEILVNIDHHPTNNNFGDINIVDPKAASVTEILYEIIRKLKYEISLNVAECILTGLITDTGSFRFSNTSYKSLKIASELVKKGANISKISKEIYEKRRMSSLKLMGISLSRLQLYKNIGWSFIEEEDLKNNNASHEDIEGIIDLLRTLREADIVVLFYPYNKERVKVSLRSKKDKIDVGKLALKFGGGGHKEAAGFQINRNEINSYQDFIKKIDEYINSDEWVFTYK is encoded by the coding sequence ATGAACAAGACTCAGAGTAAATTACTAACATCGCTAAAAGCAATAATTGAAAATAATCAGGATTTTATTCTATTTACTCATAGTAATCCTGATGGGGATGCTATAGGCTCTATATTAGCCTTTTATTATCTTCTTGAGGAACTAAATAAAAATCCGACAATTTATATGAATACCCCTCTTCCTTATTTTTATGAGTTTTTGATTAAGAAAGAGCTTAGACTTGTGAAAGATGTAAACAGAAAATATAAAGTAGGAATAGTTTTTGACTCTGGCGATAAAAATAGAATTAGTGAGACCTTTGATGTAAAAGAAAAAGTAGAAATTCTTGTAAATATAGATCATCATCCCACCAACAATAATTTTGGTGATATAAATATTGTCGATCCCAAAGCGGCCTCTGTTACTGAGATATTATATGAAATCATAAGAAAGCTAAAATACGAAATTTCACTCAATGTTGCTGAATGTATTCTCACTGGCTTAATAACCGACACTGGGAGTTTTAGATTTTCAAATACGAGCTACAAATCCCTAAAAATAGCAAGTGAACTTGTAAAAAAAGGAGCTAATATATCTAAAATCTCAAAAGAAATATATGAAAAAAGGAGAATGTCATCTTTAAAGCTTATGGGAATTTCTTTATCTAGGTTGCAGTTATATAAAAACATAGGTTGGAGTTTTATTGAAGAAGAAGATCTAAAGAATAACAATGCCTCTCATGAGGACATAGAAGGAATAATAGATCTTTTAAGAACTTTAAGAGAAGCAGATATTGTAGTACTATTTTATCCTTATAACAAAGAAAGAGTAAAAGTAAGCCTAAGATCTAAAAAAGATAAAATAGATGTGGGTAAATTAGCTCTTAAGTTTGGTGGCGGAGGACATAAGGAGGCAGCAGGTTTTCAAATAAATAGAAATGAAATAAATTCATATCAAGATTTTATTAAAAAAATCGATGAATATATAAACTCCGATGAATGGGTTTTTACTTATAAATAA